One Clostridia bacterium genomic window carries:
- a CDS encoding ATP-binding cassette domain-containing protein, which translates to MAPPRGDFPRGGGPCVITIENLHKTYRGDGRETPALRGVDLQVEAGEIFGIIGLSGAGKSTLVRCLNLLERPDRGRIVIDGRELSSLSRRALRAARQEIGMVFQQFNLLSSRTAAGNVALPLEILGWKRDAIRRRVAELLGLVGLADKADAYPGQLSGGQQQRVGIARALAARPKVLLCDEPTSALDPVTTRQILDLLAEINRRFGLTIVIITHELSVVKSVCHRVAVLADGRVAEVGPVAQVIEETRSEAARRIVAAYRQQEGGAIA; encoded by the coding sequence ATGGCCCCTCCCCGCGGCGACTTTCCACGAGGAGGTGGTCCATGCGTGATCACGATCGAGAACCTGCACAAGACCTACCGCGGCGACGGCCGCGAGACGCCGGCCCTACGCGGCGTGGACCTGCAGGTCGAGGCCGGCGAGATCTTCGGCATCATCGGCCTTTCCGGCGCCGGCAAGAGCACGCTCGTGCGCTGCCTGAACCTGCTCGAGCGCCCCGATCGCGGCCGCATCGTCATCGACGGCCGCGAGCTCTCCAGCCTCTCCCGGCGCGCCCTGCGCGCTGCCCGGCAAGAGATCGGCATGGTGTTCCAGCAGTTCAACCTGCTGAGTTCGCGCACGGCCGCCGGCAACGTCGCCCTTCCGCTCGAGATCCTGGGCTGGAAGCGCGACGCCATCCGCCGGCGCGTGGCCGAGCTGCTCGGGCTGGTCGGCCTTGCGGACAAGGCCGACGCGTACCCCGGCCAGCTGAGCGGCGGCCAGCAGCAGCGCGTGGGGATCGCGCGCGCCCTCGCGGCCCGTCCGAAGGTGCTGCTCTGCGACGAGCCGACGTCCGCGCTGGATCCGGTCACCACGCGGCAGATCCTCGACCTGCTGGCAGAGATCAACCGCCGCTTCGGCCTGACGATCGTGATCATCACGCACGAGCTTTCCGTGGTGAAATCCGTCTGCCACCGCGTGGCCGTGCTCGCCGACGGGCGGGTGGCGGAAGTCGGGCCGGTGGCACAGGTGATCGAAGAGACCCGCTCCGAGGCCGCGCGGCGCATCGTGGCGGCCTACCGGCAGCAGGAAGGCGGTGCCATCGCGTGA